A single window of Sporosarcina sp. FSL W7-1349 DNA harbors:
- a CDS encoding glyceraldehyde-3-phosphate dehydrogenase, with amino-acid sequence MTTSIAINGFGRIGRMVFRQMIMEESFSKIVVNASYPPETLAHLIKYDTTHGIFDGDVRVEDGDIVVNGKHVTLLSERDPLKLPWKELGIDIVIEATGVFNARDKAAMHLEAGAKKVILSAPGKNEDVTIVMGVNDDKLDIEKHDVISNASCTTNCLAPVVKVLNDTFGIVNGLMTTVHAYTNDQKNLDNPHKDLRRARACAQSIIPTSTGAAKALSLVLPELEGKIHGMALRVPTPNVSLVDLVVDLEQDVTVDMVNDAFKKAEAGPLAGILRFTTEPLVSIDFNTTTESATIDGLSTIVMGDRKVKVLAWYDNEWGYSARVVDLAKKVANELKVKAEA; translated from the coding sequence ATGACTACTTCTATTGCGATTAATGGCTTCGGACGGATCGGGCGGATGGTATTCCGTCAAATGATCATGGAAGAGAGTTTTTCAAAAATCGTGGTAAATGCTTCATATCCACCGGAAACACTTGCACATCTCATCAAATATGATACTACGCACGGCATTTTCGATGGAGATGTTCGCGTGGAAGACGGCGATATCGTAGTAAATGGTAAACATGTGACGCTATTGAGCGAGCGCGATCCATTGAAATTGCCTTGGAAAGAACTCGGAATTGACATCGTAATAGAAGCGACAGGTGTCTTCAATGCACGCGATAAAGCGGCGATGCACTTGGAAGCAGGCGCGAAAAAAGTGATTCTATCAGCCCCTGGTAAAAATGAAGACGTTACGATTGTCATGGGTGTCAACGATGACAAACTAGATATTGAAAAGCATGACGTCATTTCCAATGCCAGCTGCACAACAAACTGCCTTGCACCGGTCGTCAAAGTATTGAACGACACATTTGGCATTGTGAACGGCTTGATGACAACTGTCCATGCGTACACGAATGACCAGAAGAACTTGGATAACCCGCATAAGGATCTTCGCCGGGCCCGTGCTTGTGCTCAGTCGATCATTCCGACTTCGACAGGTGCTGCGAAAGCATTGTCCCTTGTCCTTCCTGAATTGGAAGGCAAGATCCATGGTATGGCGTTGCGTGTTCCAACACCGAACGTCTCCCTTGTTGACTTGGTGGTCGATCTGGAACAGGATGTCACAGTTGACATGGTCAACGATGCATTCAAGAAAGCGGAAGCTGGCCCATTGGCAGGCATTCTTCGTTTCACAACAGAACCGCTTGTGTCGATCGACTTCAACACAACGACGGAATCTGCCACTATCGATGGTCTTTCCACGATTGTCATGGGAGATCGGAAAGTGAAAGTTCTTGCTTGGTATGATAATGAATGGGGCTACTCCGCTCGCGTTGTCGATTTAGCGAAAAAAGTGGCGAACGAACTAAAAGTGAAAGCAGAAGCGTAA
- the polA gene encoding DNA polymerase I, with product MTNKKIVLLDGNSLAYRAFFALPLLTNDTGIHTNAVYGFTMMLQNILADEKPTHMLVAWDAGKTTFRHSTFSEYKGGRQKTPPELSEQFPFLRKLLEAYNIPQYELDNYEADDIIGTLSKTDDPAAEVIVISGDKDLTQLANEKTTVFITRKGMTDIEKYTPEHVMEKYGIEPHQIIDMKGLMGDASDNIPGVPGVGEKTALKLLKEYGSVEKVYESLDQITAKKLKENLTENEEQAFMSKELATIETAAPITVGLQDLTYAGPDMEKVTSLYQELQFKTLLEKMDQPEADQPVAAIDVSVVTEIEEADLADVMAIHLEMMEDNYLNAELLGLALTDAEKIMYVPYEKAKDSATLKTWLENPEKKKYTADSKATFAAFANHGMEIAGIDFDLLLATYIVNPSTSYTDVASIAREFQYSDIQPDEAVYGKGAKKTKPAEQSIAEHAGRKAKVVWDLHPIVEQKLKDNDQFDLYHELELPLAQILGKMESTGVKVDREILLSIGKELSAKLADLEKLIYEIAGETFNINSPKQLGVILFEKMGLPPIKKTKTGYSTAADVLEKLESRHEIIGHILDYRQLGKLNSTYIEGLTKEIHEDGKIHTRFQQALTQTGRLSSINPNLQNIPIRLEEGRKIRAAFVPSEPGWYMFAADYSQIELRVLAHMSQDEKLIEAFRSDADIHTKTAMDVFGVAADEVNSDMRRAAKAVNFGIVYGISDYGLSQSLNITRKEAGNFIDTYLASFPGVKRYMDTSVKEAKQQGYVTTLMNRRRYLPEITSSNFNLRSFAERTAMNTPIQGSAADIIKKAMIDMDARLEAEGLKTRMLLQVHDELIFEAPEEEIEKLKVIVPEVMESAIELDVPLKVDWAFGLSWYETK from the coding sequence ATGACGAACAAGAAAATTGTGTTGCTGGACGGGAACAGTCTGGCGTACCGGGCATTTTTTGCATTGCCTTTATTGACCAATGACACGGGGATCCATACAAATGCCGTGTACGGATTCACGATGATGCTGCAAAATATCCTCGCTGATGAGAAACCGACCCATATGCTTGTCGCCTGGGATGCCGGCAAAACGACATTCCGGCATTCGACCTTCAGCGAATACAAAGGGGGGCGCCAAAAAACGCCACCGGAGCTTTCCGAGCAATTCCCTTTTTTGCGGAAACTGCTGGAGGCGTATAATATTCCCCAGTACGAATTGGATAATTATGAAGCGGATGATATTATCGGGACTTTGAGCAAAACGGATGATCCCGCGGCGGAAGTGATCGTCATTTCGGGGGATAAGGACTTGACCCAGTTGGCGAATGAAAAGACGACGGTGTTCATTACCCGCAAAGGGATGACTGATATAGAGAAATACACTCCCGAACATGTCATGGAGAAATACGGCATCGAGCCGCATCAAATCATCGACATGAAAGGGCTGATGGGAGACGCTTCCGACAACATCCCCGGCGTGCCTGGTGTGGGCGAGAAAACGGCACTGAAGCTATTGAAGGAATATGGCTCTGTCGAAAAGGTCTATGAATCGCTCGATCAGATTACCGCTAAAAAGTTGAAAGAGAATCTAACGGAAAATGAAGAGCAGGCGTTCATGAGCAAAGAGTTAGCTACGATTGAGACAGCTGCGCCCATTACAGTCGGTCTACAGGATTTGACTTATGCAGGACCCGACATGGAGAAAGTGACTTCCCTTTATCAAGAGTTGCAATTCAAAACGCTCCTTGAAAAAATGGACCAGCCGGAAGCCGATCAGCCTGTGGCGGCGATCGACGTATCGGTTGTCACGGAAATCGAAGAGGCCGATTTAGCTGATGTAATGGCGATCCATCTTGAAATGATGGAAGACAACTATTTGAATGCGGAACTCCTCGGTTTGGCTTTGACCGATGCGGAAAAGATCATGTATGTCCCGTACGAAAAGGCCAAGGATTCGGCCACTTTGAAGACGTGGCTTGAAAATCCAGAGAAGAAAAAATATACCGCAGATTCCAAAGCCACTTTCGCGGCGTTTGCGAATCATGGGATGGAGATAGCTGGGATCGATTTTGACCTTCTTCTGGCTACGTACATCGTCAATCCTTCGACGTCGTATACAGACGTTGCTTCAATTGCCCGCGAGTTCCAATATTCGGACATCCAACCGGATGAAGCAGTTTACGGAAAAGGAGCGAAGAAAACAAAGCCTGCGGAGCAATCGATCGCCGAACATGCGGGAAGGAAAGCGAAGGTAGTCTGGGATCTCCACCCGATTGTCGAACAAAAGTTGAAGGATAATGATCAGTTCGATCTGTACCATGAATTAGAACTTCCGCTCGCCCAGATTCTCGGAAAAATGGAATCGACAGGTGTCAAGGTGGATCGGGAAATATTGCTGTCGATCGGGAAAGAACTATCCGCGAAGCTGGCTGATTTGGAAAAGCTGATCTATGAAATTGCGGGTGAAACATTCAATATTAATTCACCAAAACAATTGGGTGTCATTTTATTTGAAAAAATGGGGCTGCCGCCTATCAAGAAGACGAAAACAGGTTATTCTACGGCGGCGGATGTTTTGGAGAAGCTGGAAAGCCGTCATGAAATCATCGGACATATCCTCGATTATCGCCAACTGGGCAAATTGAACTCAACTTATATCGAAGGCTTGACGAAAGAAATCCATGAGGATGGGAAAATCCATACACGTTTTCAACAGGCACTCACGCAAACAGGCCGTCTCAGCTCTATCAATCCGAATTTGCAGAACATCCCGATCCGGTTGGAAGAGGGGAGGAAAATTCGGGCCGCTTTCGTGCCTTCCGAACCGGGCTGGTATATGTTCGCCGCGGATTATTCCCAGATCGAGCTTCGGGTGCTCGCCCATATGTCACAGGATGAAAAGCTGATCGAAGCTTTCCGTTCGGATGCCGATATCCATACGAAAACGGCGATGGACGTTTTCGGAGTTGCGGCAGATGAAGTGAATTCCGATATGCGCCGGGCAGCGAAAGCGGTCAATTTTGGGATCGTGTATGGCATAAGCGATTATGGACTGTCGCAAAGCTTGAATATCACGAGAAAAGAGGCGGGGAATTTCATCGATACGTATTTGGCGAGTTTCCCTGGAGTGAAACGATACATGGATACTAGTGTGAAAGAAGCGAAGCAACAAGGCTATGTCACGACATTGATGAATCGCCGCCGCTATTTGCCGGAAATCACAAGCTCCAATTTCAATTTAAGGAGCTTCGCTGAACGGACAGCGATGAATACGCCGATTCAAGGAAGTGCGGCGGATATTATCAAAAAAGCGATGATCGACATGGATGCTCGTTTGGAGGCGGAAGGCTTGAAAACCCGCATGCTCCTGCAAGTGCATGATGAGCTCATTTTCGAAGCACCCGAAGAAGAAATCGAGAAATTGAAAGTGATCGTACCAGAAGTGATGGAATCGGCAATAGAACTAGATGTACCTCTGAAGGTAGATTGGGCGTTCGGTTTATCCTGGTACGAGACAAAGTGA
- the dnaI gene encoding primosomal protein DnaI: MERIGETMKRVVNAPKFAKRYEELRNEVMENQGVQDFLSEHADAVDKGIVDRGLGKLYEYAGASHGCDKCPDLDNCINIMKGYEPLLTLSRGLIDVDYKKCPSKVKDDAVRNVSKMVRSYYMPKDVMEAKLQNIDIFYDDSRVTAVRAAKDFLNALDETGKLPERGLYIYGPFGIGKSYILGALANELATRSIRTVAVYVPEFLREVKQSIQDQSFNEKIDFVKQAQVLMLDDIGAETMSAWTRDEVLGTILQFRMAEQLPTFFTSNFSYQELEHHLTYSQRGEKEVVKAARVMERIRMISQPVKLDGKNRRN; the protein is encoded by the coding sequence ATGGAACGGATAGGAGAGACGATGAAACGGGTCGTCAATGCGCCGAAATTTGCGAAACGCTACGAAGAGCTACGCAATGAAGTGATGGAAAATCAGGGCGTGCAAGATTTCCTGTCGGAACATGCGGATGCAGTCGACAAGGGAATCGTTGACAGAGGGCTCGGAAAATTATATGAATATGCGGGCGCTTCACATGGATGTGACAAATGCCCCGACCTCGATAATTGTATAAACATCATGAAAGGCTATGAGCCATTGCTGACACTGTCTCGCGGACTCATTGATGTTGATTATAAGAAGTGTCCTAGCAAAGTGAAGGACGATGCGGTTCGGAATGTATCCAAAATGGTGCGAAGCTATTATATGCCGAAAGACGTCATGGAAGCCAAATTGCAGAATATCGATATTTTTTACGATGATAGCCGGGTGACAGCGGTCCGGGCGGCCAAAGATTTCCTGAACGCCTTGGACGAGACCGGGAAATTGCCGGAGCGTGGGCTTTATATATACGGTCCATTCGGCATCGGGAAATCGTATATCCTTGGCGCATTAGCCAACGAATTGGCGACCCGATCGATCCGGACAGTCGCCGTCTACGTACCGGAGTTTTTAAGAGAAGTGAAACAATCGATCCAAGACCAGTCATTCAATGAAAAGATCGACTTCGTCAAACAGGCCCAAGTCCTTATGCTTGATGACATCGGGGCAGAAACGATGTCCGCCTGGACGCGTGATGAAGTGCTAGGCACCATCCTCCAGTTCAGGATGGCGGAACAGCTGCCGACATTTTTCACTTCCAATTTCAGTTATCAGGAGCTGGAACACCATTTGACCTATTCCCAGCGAGGGGAAAAGGAAGTGGTGAAAGCGGCAAGGGTCATGGAACGCATTCGCATGATCAGCCAACCTGTGAAACTGGACGGTAAAAATAGGCGGAACTAG
- the infC gene encoding translation initiation factor IF-3, which yields MYSRDNIRRWITISKDMYVNEGIRARELRLIDHNGDQLGIKSRNEALDIAARANLDLVLVAPQAKPPVARIMDYGKFKFEQQKKDREVRKNQKIIQLKEVRLSPTIDEHDFQTKLRNAIKFLEKGDKVKASIRFRGRAITHKEIGQRVLDRLAEACKDVSTVEVKPKMEGRSMFLILAPTAEKQ from the coding sequence ATGTATTCTCGAGACAATATTCGGAGGTGGATTACTATTAGCAAAGACATGTACGTAAATGAAGGCATCCGTGCCCGCGAGCTGCGTTTGATCGATCATAACGGCGACCAGCTTGGAATCAAATCCCGTAACGAAGCGTTGGACATCGCCGCTCGTGCGAATTTGGATCTCGTCCTTGTCGCTCCGCAAGCGAAACCCCCAGTAGCTCGTATCATGGACTATGGGAAATTCAAATTTGAACAGCAGAAGAAAGACCGTGAAGTCCGTAAAAATCAGAAAATCATCCAACTCAAAGAAGTCCGGCTCAGCCCGACAATCGACGAGCATGATTTTCAGACGAAACTTCGCAATGCCATCAAGTTCCTAGAAAAAGGGGACAAGGTGAAAGCGTCGATCCGCTTCCGTGGGCGTGCTATCACGCACAAAGAAATCGGACAACGTGTCCTCGACCGCCTGGCTGAAGCGTGCAAAGACGTGTCAACGGTCGAAGTGAAACCGAAGATGGAAGGCCGGAGCATGTTCCTGATACTTGCCCCGACAGCCGAAAAACAGTAA
- the rpmI gene encoding 50S ribosomal protein L35, whose product MPKMKTHRGSAKRFKKTATGKVKRGRAYTSHLFANKSTKAKRHLRKASLVSSGDYKRIREMITYMK is encoded by the coding sequence ATGCCAAAAATGAAAACTCACCGCGGCTCCGCAAAACGTTTCAAAAAAACTGCAACTGGTAAAGTGAAACGCGGCCGTGCTTACACAAGTCACCTTTTCGCAAACAAATCAACGAAAGCAAAACGCCACCTGCGTAAAGCTTCCCTTGTTTCTTCAGGCGACTACAAACGTATTCGTGAAATGATCACATACATGAAATAA
- the nrdR gene encoding transcriptional regulator NrdR has protein sequence MKCPACQYNGTRVVDSRPAEENRSIRRRRECESCAFRFTTFEKVEETPLVIVKKDGSREEFSGKKVLRGLIRACEKRSVPLEELEKIVFSIEKELRSTGISEIPSEDVGEMVMERLADVDEVAYVRFASVYRQYKDISVFIEELKNLQTRSEEQ, from the coding sequence ATGAAATGTCCAGCCTGCCAATACAACGGCACCCGGGTCGTCGATTCCAGGCCTGCGGAAGAGAATCGTTCGATTCGTCGCCGCAGGGAATGTGAAAGCTGTGCTTTCCGGTTTACTACATTTGAAAAAGTGGAAGAGACGCCACTCGTTATAGTGAAAAAAGATGGCTCCCGTGAAGAGTTCAGCGGAAAGAAAGTGCTCCGAGGATTGATCCGGGCTTGTGAAAAAAGGTCTGTGCCATTGGAGGAATTAGAGAAAATCGTATTCTCCATTGAAAAAGAGCTCAGAAGTACCGGCATTTCCGAAATTCCTTCGGAAGATGTCGGAGAGATGGTCATGGAGCGCCTGGCGGATGTGGACGAAGTGGCCTATGTCCGCTTCGCCTCCGTATATCGGCAATATAAGGACATCTCGGTGTTCATCGAGGAATTGAAAAATCTGCAAACACGATCAGAAGAGCAATAA
- the mutM gene encoding bifunctional DNA-formamidopyrimidine glycosylase/DNA-(apurinic or apyrimidinic site) lyase, protein MPELPEVEGVVRGLAPAAIGRTIQEVIVSDTVIQSKQLGKEAIIKGIPTEDFVEKLVDMTITDVIRRSKYIYFQLEKDGNSCLLVSHLGMSGAWFAVRDLDEIQESKFRNHVHAVFRMADDDLLVYSDIRRFGELRLLGCEADHPPLLRMAPEPFDSSAEKHFLEMADLPKYARKPIKEVIMDGQVISGCGNIYATEALFRMNIHPGRKTERISQKRKQELFQEVVRILQESIDAGGSSISDYRNINGQAGSMQDRLKMYGRKTCPACGETTKSMKIAGRTSVYCPACQK, encoded by the coding sequence ATGCCTGAATTGCCGGAAGTCGAAGGGGTCGTCCGCGGACTGGCCCCAGCCGCGATTGGAAGGACAATCCAAGAAGTAATCGTATCGGATACCGTCATCCAATCCAAACAGCTTGGCAAAGAAGCGATTATTAAAGGGATTCCAACCGAAGATTTCGTAGAAAAGCTGGTGGATATGACAATCACTGATGTCATAAGAAGGAGCAAGTATATCTATTTTCAACTAGAAAAAGACGGCAACTCCTGTCTGCTCGTAAGCCATCTCGGCATGTCGGGCGCCTGGTTTGCGGTACGCGATTTAGATGAAATTCAGGAGTCCAAATTCCGTAACCATGTCCATGCCGTCTTCCGGATGGCGGACGATGATCTGCTCGTCTATTCGGATATCCGTCGATTCGGAGAACTCCGCTTGCTCGGTTGTGAAGCGGATCATCCTCCGCTTTTGAGGATGGCTCCGGAGCCGTTCGACTCGTCTGCCGAGAAGCATTTCCTTGAAATGGCCGACTTGCCGAAATACGCACGGAAACCGATCAAAGAAGTGATTATGGATGGACAAGTTATTTCAGGTTGCGGGAATATTTATGCGACCGAAGCGCTTTTCCGTATGAACATCCATCCTGGGCGGAAAACGGAACGGATTAGCCAGAAGCGCAAACAGGAGCTTTTTCAGGAAGTTGTCCGCATTCTTCAGGAAAGTATCGATGCAGGCGGCAGTTCGATTTCCGATTATCGAAATATTAACGGACAAGCGGGCTCTATGCAAGATCGTTTGAAGATGTACGGTCGGAAAACCTGCCCGGCTTGTGGCGAGACGACGAAAAGTATGAAGATCGCTGGGCGGACATCGGTCTATTGCCCAGCTTGCCAGAAATGA
- the thrS gene encoding threonine--tRNA ligase, which translates to MADIKLKFPDGAVKEFPQGTTTEDVAASISPGLRKSALAGKLGEQLIDLKTPIQEDGEIAIITPQSPEALEILRHSTAHLLAQAVKRKFPDAQLGIGPVIENGFYYDIDSPTPITAEDLPELEKEMKRIIGENLEVVRQDVSRGEAEARFKEIGDPYKLELLEAIPEGEQVSIYEQGEFFDLCRGVHVPSTGKLKEFKLLSIAGAYWRGDSKNKMLQRIYGTAFFKKDELQEHLRLLEEAKERDHRKIGKELDLFMNSQKVGQGLPLWLPKGATIRRVIERYIVDKEEKLGYQHVYTPVLGSKALYETSGHWGHYQEGMFPVMSMDNEDLVLRPMNCPHHMMIYKNGIHSYRNLPVRIAELGMMHRYEMSGALSGLQRVRGMTLNDAHIFVRPDQIKDEFRRVVELIIDVYKDFDITDYSFRLSYRDPEDTEKYYDDDEMWEHAQRLLKETMDEMGVEYVEAIGEAAFYGPKLDVQVKTAIGMEETLSTAQLDFLQPERFDLTYVGEDGKHHRPVVIHRGVVSTMERFVAFLIEEYKGAFPTWLAPVQVEVIPVSPEAHFDYANEVQEKLVAAGFRVDLDSRDEKIGYKIREAQVQKVPYMLVLGDKEVESGEVNVRKYGEQKSERMPFEDFLASLKAEVKNV; encoded by the coding sequence ATGGCAGACATTAAGTTGAAATTTCCAGACGGCGCGGTTAAGGAGTTTCCGCAAGGGACTACAACTGAAGACGTTGCGGCGTCCATCAGTCCGGGGTTACGGAAAAGTGCATTGGCCGGTAAACTCGGCGAACAATTAATTGATTTGAAAACACCGATTCAAGAAGATGGGGAGATTGCAATTATCACACCGCAATCCCCGGAAGCATTGGAAATCCTTCGCCACAGTACAGCGCACTTGTTGGCGCAAGCCGTGAAGCGGAAATTCCCAGATGCGCAACTTGGAATCGGACCGGTTATCGAGAATGGATTTTATTATGATATCGATTCCCCGACGCCGATCACTGCGGAGGACTTGCCTGAATTGGAGAAAGAGATGAAGCGGATCATCGGCGAAAATCTCGAGGTTGTCCGGCAGGATGTCTCCCGTGGGGAAGCGGAAGCGCGTTTCAAAGAAATCGGCGATCCGTATAAATTGGAATTGCTCGAAGCGATTCCGGAAGGCGAGCAAGTGTCCATCTATGAGCAAGGCGAATTTTTCGACCTTTGCCGCGGCGTTCACGTTCCATCTACTGGGAAATTAAAAGAGTTTAAATTGCTTAGCATCGCGGGTGCCTACTGGCGTGGGGATTCCAAGAACAAAATGCTGCAACGGATCTATGGAACAGCTTTCTTCAAAAAGGACGAACTGCAAGAGCATTTGCGTTTGCTCGAAGAAGCGAAAGAGCGCGATCACCGGAAAATCGGGAAAGAGCTTGACCTCTTCATGAACTCGCAAAAAGTCGGACAAGGGCTGCCGCTTTGGCTGCCGAAAGGCGCGACGATTCGCCGTGTCATCGAGCGCTATATCGTGGACAAAGAAGAGAAGCTCGGCTACCAGCACGTCTACACACCGGTGCTCGGAAGCAAAGCATTATACGAAACATCCGGTCACTGGGGTCACTATCAAGAAGGCATGTTCCCGGTCATGAGTATGGATAATGAAGATCTTGTCTTGCGTCCAATGAACTGCCCGCATCATATGATGATTTACAAAAACGGCATTCATTCATACCGGAACCTGCCTGTTCGTATTGCGGAATTGGGAATGATGCACCGTTACGAAATGTCGGGAGCACTATCCGGACTGCAGCGGGTTCGGGGGATGACGCTGAACGACGCGCATATCTTCGTCCGACCGGATCAAATTAAAGACGAATTCCGCCGTGTAGTGGAGTTGATCATTGATGTCTATAAAGATTTCGATATTACGGACTACTCATTCCGTCTGTCCTATCGCGATCCAGAGGATACAGAAAAGTATTACGATGACGATGAAATGTGGGAACACGCACAGCGCCTACTGAAAGAAACAATGGACGAAATGGGTGTGGAATACGTGGAAGCGATTGGCGAAGCGGCGTTCTACGGCCCGAAGCTCGACGTCCAAGTGAAAACGGCAATCGGTATGGAAGAAACGCTGTCGACTGCACAACTCGACTTCCTGCAGCCGGAACGTTTCGATCTGACATACGTCGGGGAAGACGGAAAACACCATCGTCCTGTCGTCATCCACCGCGGCGTCGTCTCGACAATGGAGCGTTTCGTGGCATTCCTGATCGAGGAATACAAAGGCGCCTTCCCGACATGGCTCGCACCGGTCCAAGTGGAAGTCATCCCGGTATCACCTGAAGCGCATTTCGACTATGCAAATGAAGTGCAGGAAAAACTTGTGGCAGCTGGTTTCCGGGTAGACCTCGACAGCCGCGATGAAAAAATCGGCTATAAAATCCGGGAAGCTCAAGTGCAAAAAGTACCGTACATGCTCGTCCTTGGCGACAAGGAAGTGGAATCCGGAGAAGTCAACGTCCGGAAATACGGCGAGCAGAAATCGGAAAGAATGCCGTTTGAAGATTTCCTGGCGAGCTTGAAAGCAGAAGTTAAGAATGTTTGA
- a CDS encoding replication initiation and membrane attachment family protein, whose product MMLYKELQPIDTYTIKCSHPFSDYDRQLLTLFYQPLIGSDAMSLFLLFWADAERDDGQGYTHYRLMNFLTKPLGSIFEARISLEAIGLLRTFRKDGDEGRTFLYELLPPLDARSFFSDPLLSTFLFSKIGEQAYRNLRNRFLEDLQSGEGFEEVSRTFLDVYTPSQFGQSVSASEGSQFKGRVEPTGVPFGQYDFDFDLLRAGLSEQMVPQSALSLVSRDLISKLAFLYSLTPIDMQKVVMMALDDKLQLPEDRLRRAAADFYKMNVSKAAPALQKTFASPEPKPQNDSASREDDLIYYLENTAPVDMLRHIVGKEPLAVNVQLAERLINTHGLPVGVVNVLMQYILLRNDMKITNNFAEQIAAHWQGKKVKTAKEAMELSRKEHDQYMKWLNDGKKTSTKTKKKPSREEKVPEWFYKKEEGQQEKPAPTNPDLDAERRRLLEELGVTEKGVN is encoded by the coding sequence ATGATGCTATACAAAGAATTGCAACCGATTGATACGTACACCATTAAATGTTCGCATCCTTTTTCAGATTACGACCGGCAACTCCTCACCTTGTTTTACCAGCCTTTGATCGGCTCGGATGCGATGAGCCTGTTTCTATTGTTTTGGGCCGACGCAGAACGTGATGATGGGCAAGGGTATACCCATTATCGCCTAATGAATTTTTTGACGAAGCCGTTAGGATCCATTTTCGAAGCGAGAATTTCATTGGAAGCAATCGGATTGTTGCGGACATTCCGGAAAGATGGGGACGAGGGAAGGACTTTTCTCTATGAACTGCTCCCTCCACTCGATGCCCGTTCTTTTTTTTCGGATCCTTTATTATCGACGTTCCTGTTCAGCAAAATCGGCGAACAGGCTTATCGCAACTTACGCAATCGGTTCCTGGAAGACCTTCAAAGTGGCGAAGGGTTTGAAGAAGTGTCCCGGACATTTTTGGATGTCTATACACCATCTCAATTCGGACAGTCCGTCAGCGCAAGCGAAGGGAGCCAGTTCAAAGGAAGAGTGGAGCCGACGGGCGTGCCGTTCGGGCAATATGACTTCGATTTCGATCTGCTCCGTGCAGGTCTGTCCGAACAGATGGTGCCGCAATCGGCGCTGTCTCTCGTGTCGCGTGACCTGATCTCCAAATTGGCGTTCCTGTATTCGCTCACCCCGATCGATATGCAGAAAGTGGTCATGATGGCTTTGGATGATAAGCTGCAATTGCCGGAAGACCGGCTTCGTCGAGCAGCTGCCGATTTTTATAAGATGAATGTCTCAAAAGCGGCTCCTGCACTTCAGAAAACATTTGCATCCCCGGAACCGAAGCCTCAAAATGATTCGGCTTCCAGGGAAGATGATTTGATTTATTATCTGGAGAACACAGCTCCGGTGGACATGCTCCGGCATATCGTCGGAAAAGAGCCATTGGCGGTGAATGTCCAATTGGCGGAACGGCTCATCAATACGCATGGCTTGCCTGTCGGGGTCGTCAATGTCCTGATGCAGTATATCCTCCTGCGAAATGATATGAAGATAACGAATAACTTTGCGGAGCAGATTGCTGCCCATTGGCAAGGGAAAAAGGTGAAGACTGCGAAAGAAGCGATGGAACTATCGCGCAAAGAGCATGACCAATACATGAAATGGCTGAATGACGGAAAGAAAACCTCTACCAAAACAAAGAAGAAACCGTCTCGGGAAGAGAAAGTGCCGGAATGGTTTTATAAAAAAGAAGAGGGACAGCAAGAGAAACCAGCCCCGACGAATCCGGATCTGGATGCGGAACGGCGCAGATTGCTTGAAGAATTAGGGGTAACCGAAAAAGGGGTGAATTGA
- the coaE gene encoding dephospho-CoA kinase (Dephospho-CoA kinase (CoaE) performs the final step in coenzyme A biosynthesis.) has translation MIIGLTGSIASGKSTVAAMLMKKGYPVVDADEIARLVVEPGSEVMQEIESQFGRSVIHFDGSLNREKMGELVFGNEEARKKLNGIIHPAIRKEMHRQKDEWLEKGANTVILDIPLLFESKLQSHVDKILVVSVTPEIQKARLMERNSLSEKEAEARIQSQLPIAQKEQGADAVVHNNKSLEETEKQLDEVLNNWNAIL, from the coding sequence ATGATTATCGGGTTGACTGGAAGTATAGCGAGCGGGAAAAGCACGGTTGCGGCCATGTTGATGAAGAAAGGGTATCCTGTCGTGGATGCGGATGAAATCGCCCGTCTCGTTGTCGAACCTGGAAGTGAAGTGATGCAGGAAATCGAATCACAATTCGGCCGTTCCGTGATTCATTTCGACGGGTCACTGAACCGGGAGAAGATGGGAGAGCTAGTATTCGGGAATGAAGAAGCGAGAAAAAAGTTGAATGGCATCATCCACCCCGCCATCCGGAAAGAGATGCATCGGCAAAAAGACGAGTGGCTTGAAAAAGGGGCGAATACTGTCATTCTTGATATCCCGCTGCTTTTCGAAAGCAAACTCCAGTCCCATGTCGATAAAATCCTAGTCGTCTCAGTGACACCTGAAATCCAGAAAGCACGGTTGATGGAGAGGAATTCATTATCGGAAAAAGAGGCGGAGGCCCGCATCCAATCCCAATTGCCGATTGCACAAAAAGAGCAAGGGGCGGACGCTGTTGTCCATAATAACAAATCTTTGGAAGAGACGGAAAAGCAGCTCGATGAAGTGCTTAATAATTGGAATGCTATCCTGTGA